AAACTGGATCAAAACTAAATTTGAGTCcccatgtgctttctggcaaGCTAGCTGAAATTTCAGTTCTTTTCAATAAAATTCTTCTGTGTTGCACTTCACTAGGAAGCTGCGTAAGGTGATGGAACAGACAAAAAGTTTTGTCTGTTGCAAAAGCATTGGTGGGCTTGCACCCAGGACCCAGTGCTAATTATTGCACCGCAGTGCTAATGTACTTTTATTTGCAGTGTTAATGATGTCTTCCCATATATAGTTCTCTCATATATATCAGTTAGGCAGCGATGCCCAACCAACAGGTCACGGACCACTACCAGGCTGTGGATTATTTGGTACCAGGCTGCacagattttttaaataattttattttattgacatTACGCTGGAGggtattttattttgtaaaaatgatCACTTCCATTCCCAAATTTGACGCAGTTGCAGTTTTCTCAAGCTTGCAAGCTAACGCAaactttgcatgtgtggattacttgggttgttacccacATCTTgtgaaatttcatgtcaatagcacttttataaatatatttactgagaaatgtGGTGACATgtttaatacttattttacctgctgtatattGTCTTTATTGCCCAGCCCTACTTCACTATTGATTAGTGAGAATGGTGACTTGCTCTGTGGTAGATGAATGTATGTGATACGATCTAATTGTGACTGACTGATATGCTCTGACTTTGTCTGTGAAAGTGATTTATTGTGGCAGAGGAATTTTAGAATATTGTGTAattgtaatattgtaatattgtgtcATTGTTAATTTATTTCATGTACACAGGGACTGCGGATGGAAATTAGCTACTTAGCTATAATCTGGTGCAACTCATCTCTGTCTCATTGAGCTTAATGATGCTGTACATTGTCCCTTAAATAATCTAATAAACTAAACTATTACATGTGAGGCCTGACACACACGGTGTCTAATGCTGAAATTGATATATTGTGCATTAATGCAGCATTGATGGAATTTTGTATGCAGCACTGATGTACTGATCAGTTTTCTTGATGTGGCTGCTTTGCTGTGTCTGGTCGTCAACTTATGCTCTGTTTTCTCCAGTAGATGGCGGGTCCACCCCCACCACCTCCACCCAGGTCTTCTACATCAGTGTAAGCGTCTGCTGCATTGTTATCTTCCTTGTGGCCATAATCCTGGCTATCCTACACCTGCACAGCATGAAGAGAGTGGAGATGGAGGACAGGTTTGCAAATATGTATTCTGTTGTTTGTACTGTTTTCACAGAATGTGGTTTGTGCTGCAGTCAGCTGAGCTGAATCCATTGAAATAGAAGCCTATGAAAAGCAGCACCTGTGTAACAGATTTCAAGCCTTCTACCTGTCGCATGTGACGTAATGTTAATCGTGCTGCTAACTGAACAGAAAAAGTAGCTCCTCCCCACATTGAAAAATATATTATACTACAACCTGCGTTTTAGGTTTTCTGTTACACAGATTTTATAATTTCTCcaggaacctttttttttttcttttgtagccATCAACCAATTTCATTTACATATTAAAGTTCTcggtcgctacaacatatttccgTTGATTGGGCTGCTAATAGGCAGGTTTCATGCTGACTGTCCTGATGAAAAATCAAGGCTGGACCCAAGATATAAAATGATTTGCTTTCAAACCACAGTGCGGTGATGATACAGTGAGCAGAGTTTTGCATACATATTTTTAAACGTTTCTTTCAAAGTCTACTCTGAGTGTCCACACtgtggttaaattaaaaacacagctgcaagaCCCGTGCCGCATAACAACAAACACTAACACTTTTCCCCTCAAAATATGCAGAAAATCCCTCTGAGGATGACATAACATAAAATGTActcataaaaccttcttaccctttccacataaatacacaaattcttgatcGTTCCTGATATAGACTGGTTCCTGCTCAGGGACTGTAAACCAGGGGTGGGTCCAGACAGAAAGACGGTGCTGGGGTGGGAGTGGGGGACGTGCCCTCCAAACATtcccttgattaaaggtccacttttgaagacatttttcacacTACTGCTACTTATTATAATAAGTGATGATGATAATTTTAACAACTACAATCATTAATACTGTGGGCCTAGGTTTTACTATAGTTCTACACTAAGTGTAGTTGATGAGTCATATAAAAATATGCTTAGTTAATTTAGtgtttctgcataactaaagtgggatgtgaagcagtattttttttttttttttttttttgtaatgtctaTCCTTGGGCatcactgggtctgtttggggttctagctttacaGTCAAGTCAGTTAggcttagggttgggtatcgagagccggttcttttcaggtatcgttaagaaatcatTCAATCCACCGATATCAGTAGCCTTTGtgattaacgattcccttattggtctttcagagcagccgttgtttttgagtgtgtttgttgggaaaatgatcattcctctacattgcTAACACCcttcagcgggtctgtaatcaaccatttctgcagcgcgactccactttgaagcgtgaaccagtgaagcagtgctttgatccactggcttgttggttctttgattcgctgcttttcagaagcgccaagtctgcttcttaacccctctcaaagccattaaaatatcgtgagtcgcttttgtgtggattaaagtcactaactgggactcttgtcttgttgcagtcaagaaaccagaatcgtcctccattccgttggcacagcttcaaatgctgcgtggctctctgccgagatagAGTCcggccagaattaataacttaaaaTGAATTGcctctttaaataaaatgacacctctttacaaacgttgtaaAACAAGAaattacaatcgactaaaatgttttttcatcccaaaatgggatgtgctgcattctttatgagttacatcctgacgtgcagcacagccagctgtaagagctcacctCGGATatatggaaagatattcatgccaataatgtctgaaaggaaatgcttttgacgaaaactacagattttgtgtattcctatttatgtccagagtttaaggatccagtaaccaatttcacatttatttactttgtctcaataaaatgttgttcagtttcaattcaatttcaatttaatcatcttataatgcgccaaatcacaacaaaagccgtctcaaggcgcatcGCACAGAACAgttaaacataaaaaatttaaataagtaaaaagaaaaaaaattcaaatacatacttaaaaactgaagtaaaagaataaaacatgaaaaaataaaaactattcataagaaagagaattaaaaatgggttttaagtctcgacttaaaaatgtccacgg
The nucleotide sequence above comes from Thalassophryne amazonica chromosome 10, fThaAma1.1, whole genome shotgun sequence. Encoded proteins:
- the LOC117519335 gene encoding tyrosine-protein kinase RYK-like isoform X1; amino-acid sequence: MFSNHSTLSRPEIDGGSTPTTSTQVFYISVSVCCIVIFLVAIILAILHLHSMKRVEMEDSVSDSGSSQGRLSRPPRPHST
- the LOC117519335 gene encoding tyrosine-protein kinase RYK-like isoform X2, which codes for MFSNHSTLSRPENGGSTPTTSTQVFYISVSVCCIVIFLVAIILAILHLHSMKRVEMEDSVSDSGSSQGRLSRPPRPHST